From a region of the Campylobacter sp. genome:
- a CDS encoding pyridoxamine 5'-phosphate oxidase family protein gives MRRRDRQLSEDEALKIIDESEYATLSCIDESGEIFSVPISPVRDADIIYIHGAPAGTKAKLFQNGRAVTAVFVSYNRVPTPSDEEYRSIANDAAALGSRVYTTEYRSAIAVCEANEVLDDERKIYALRILCEKYTPNYMSRVEFASRASLKRTKIYELKMKSVTAKAKIL, from the coding sequence ATGCGCAGACGAGATAGGCAGCTAAGCGAAGATGAGGCGTTAAAAATCATCGACGAGAGCGAATATGCTACGCTTAGCTGCATCGACGAGAGCGGCGAAATTTTTAGCGTGCCTATCTCGCCCGTGCGCGATGCAGACATTATTTATATTCACGGCGCGCCTGCCGGTACAAAGGCGAAACTCTTTCAAAACGGACGCGCGGTAACGGCTGTTTTTGTTAGCTACAACCGCGTTCCTACCCCAAGCGACGAAGAATACCGATCTATCGCAAACGACGCTGCCGCTTTAGGCTCTAGAGTTTATACGACGGAGTACCGTAGCGCGATCGCCGTTTGCGAAGCAAACGAAGTGTTAGATGACGAGCGTAAAATTTACGCCCTGCGGATACTATGCGAAAAATACACCCCAAACTATATGTCGCGCGTGGAATTCGCCTCCAGAGCATCATTAAAGCGCACGAAAATTTATGAACTCAAAATGAAATCCGTAACCGCAAAGGCTAAAATTTTATAG
- the ftsZ gene encoding cell division protein FtsZ, whose amino-acid sequence MKGYSMEERKGIYGAKMKVIGVGGGGCNMINHMIREGFTKTDVELMVANTDAQALEKSIANTRILLGENTTKGLGCGMDPALAKMAAEENYDDLKDRLDYSDIVFVGSGLGGGTGTGAAPIVAKAAKEKKALTIGVVTTPFGFEGKKRMRLAQEGLEELKKECDSIIVIPNQNLLKIIDKKTGLKDAFKIVDNVLFQAVNGMISVILESGDSDINVDYADVKKVMTHRGLALMGIGVSEGDGAAEEALKSAIQSPLLDNTSIHGAMGVLVHFKMSPDCSLLEIESAMNIIEDTVDKDADVTWGTTTDPKMENNRVEVTLIATGFERSIEEKKQVASDNVADRRKALLESMGRNSIFSRQKVSSGDFNGDETYDELDEPAFLRNQMD is encoded by the coding sequence GTGAAAGGATATAGTATGGAAGAAAGAAAGGGCATCTACGGTGCCAAGATGAAGGTTATCGGCGTCGGCGGCGGCGGATGCAACATGATAAATCATATGATCCGCGAAGGATTTACCAAAACCGACGTTGAGCTTATGGTGGCTAACACCGACGCACAGGCGTTAGAAAAGTCGATCGCAAATACTAGAATTTTACTAGGCGAAAACACCACCAAAGGCCTTGGCTGCGGAATGGATCCTGCGCTTGCTAAGATGGCTGCGGAGGAGAACTACGACGATCTTAAGGACCGCTTGGACTACTCTGACATCGTTTTCGTGGGCTCCGGTCTAGGCGGCGGTACCGGCACGGGCGCCGCACCTATCGTTGCAAAAGCTGCAAAAGAGAAAAAGGCGCTAACTATCGGCGTCGTTACTACCCCTTTCGGTTTTGAGGGTAAAAAGCGCATGCGACTAGCACAAGAAGGTCTTGAAGAGCTTAAAAAAGAGTGTGATTCTATAATCGTCATCCCAAATCAAAATTTATTAAAGATCATCGATAAAAAAACAGGTCTAAAAGACGCCTTTAAGATCGTAGATAATGTCCTATTCCAAGCCGTAAACGGCATGATCTCCGTGATCTTAGAATCAGGCGATAGCGATATAAACGTCGATTATGCCGACGTTAAAAAGGTAATGACTCACCGCGGTTTAGCACTGATGGGTATCGGCGTTAGCGAAGGCGACGGCGCGGCGGAGGAAGCGCTAAAAAGCGCGATCCAATCTCCACTTTTGGACAATACCTCCATCCACGGCGCTATGGGCGTGTTAGTGCATTTCAAGATGTCGCCTGATTGCTCCTTGCTTGAGATCGAATCTGCTATGAATATCATCGAAGATACCGTGGATAAGGATGCCGACGTTACTTGGGGCACTACCACCGATCCTAAGATGGAAAATAACCGCGTCGAGGTTACTCTCATCGCCACCGGCTTTGAAAGGAGCATCGAGGAAAAAAAGCAGGTCGCCAGCGATAACGTAGCAGATCGCAGGAAGGCGCTTTTAGAGAGCATGGGTCGAAATTCTATCTTTTCTAGACAAAAGGTAAGTAGCGGCGATTTTAACGGAGACGAAACCTACGACGAGCTCGATGAGCCCGCATTCTTACGCAACCAGATGGACTAA
- the ftsA gene encoding cell division protein FtsA, with protein sequence MSEYILGLDIGSTKIRAIIAKNDGIFTVLGVGGADTLGIKKGVITNIEQAAGSIKQAVKAAVKGAGRSYDKAIISISGSYAKSVKSRGVITMENEIGLDEIKRAMQVAEAQANVPSDSVILHVLPYDFRVDEQEHIEDPLGMSGTRLEVSTHIVIAPESSIKNLKKSVEMAGVKVDNIVLSGYASSISTLSKDEKELGVVLIDMGGATCDIVIHLGNSLRYNDVVMFGSNNVTNDLSRALHTPLPYAENIKITYNDLINQGNSEVELPALGDSESENHIISLEIISQVILARVKETFDMIADKIERSGYKDRIGAGIVITGGMAKLDDVRDLAAIVFDNTSVRVARAKSVGGLHEIADDISNSCALGLCMYGFGEFTPYEMDSNGKLRYKDEVINKASKRNVNEYYEKEVSKAIEKDGVRADGGATATKKEDLNIQLPKKDGTNFFNKIWSSMKNWF encoded by the coding sequence GTGAGTGAATATATTTTAGGTCTAGATATAGGCTCGACTAAAATTCGCGCGATAATCGCTAAAAATGATGGCATTTTTACGGTCTTAGGCGTTGGCGGAGCCGATACTTTAGGTATCAAAAAGGGTGTTATAACAAACATAGAGCAAGCTGCGGGCTCAATAAAACAGGCGGTAAAAGCAGCGGTAAAAGGCGCCGGCAGAAGCTACGATAAAGCTATTATATCGATCTCTGGCTCATATGCCAAAAGCGTTAAATCTCGCGGCGTCATAACTATGGAAAATGAGATCGGACTAGATGAAATCAAGCGTGCTATGCAGGTTGCCGAAGCTCAGGCTAACGTGCCTAGCGATAGTGTAATCTTACATGTGCTTCCGTACGATTTTAGAGTCGATGAGCAGGAACACATCGAAGACCCCCTCGGTATGAGTGGCACGCGTCTAGAGGTATCTACGCATATCGTTATTGCGCCAGAAAGCTCTATTAAAAATTTGAAAAAATCCGTTGAGATGGCGGGTGTAAAGGTAGATAACATCGTCCTTTCTGGCTATGCATCTTCTATATCTACGCTTAGCAAGGACGAAAAAGAGCTAGGTGTCGTACTGATCGATATGGGCGGTGCTACTTGCGATATAGTCATCCACCTGGGGAATTCCTTACGTTATAACGATGTTGTGATGTTTGGCTCCAATAACGTTACTAATGATCTATCGCGCGCTCTGCATACGCCGCTTCCGTATGCGGAAAACATAAAGATCACCTATAACGATCTGATTAATCAAGGCAATAGCGAAGTTGAGCTGCCTGCTTTGGGCGATAGCGAGTCGGAAAACCACATCATAAGCCTTGAGATCATCTCTCAAGTCATACTCGCTCGCGTTAAAGAGACCTTCGATATGATAGCCGACAAGATCGAAAGAAGCGGTTATAAAGACCGCATAGGCGCAGGTATCGTGATCACCGGCGGCATGGCGAAGCTAGACGACGTGCGCGATTTAGCGGCGATAGTTTTTGATAACACTTCCGTTAGGGTCGCAAGAGCAAAGAGTGTGGGCGGCTTGCACGAGATCGCCGATGATATTTCAAATTCTTGCGCACTAGGACTTTGCATGTATGGCTTTGGCGAATTTACCCCTTACGAGATGGACTCTAACGGCAAACTCCGCTACAAAGACGAAGTTATAAACAAGGCTTCGAAACGAAACGTGAACGAATATTATGAAAAAGAGGTCAGCAAGGCGATAGAAAAAGACGGCGTTAGAGCGGACGGCGGTGCAACTGCGACTAAGAAGGAGGATTTGAATATCCAACTTCCTAAAAAAGACGGAACAAATTTTTTCAATAAAATTTGGTCGTCTATGAAAAATTGGTTTTAA
- a CDS encoding peptidylprolyl isomerase — protein MIEWMQKHKKSLIPTIWISTIAFVGAGFVGWGAYDMNANRAGSIARVGQISITNQELNTKYSELYNRLSAMSDGQFTQEQAKNMHLDQIAVDQLIGEAYFLNFAKDLGVQASDKDVAEFVVSSPNFQENGVFSKELYNNVVKNSGLTKKEFERNLQKVLTLEKLGKALKITPSPKIVEAFAASQLMQDKVSAEIVYADANVTFNDDELKKFWEGEKSHFMTEKKYTLGAYFVAPSNADVNETELSKFYEEHRGEYRSLDDKLLDFAEAKPNVLKDYRMDQVKKDATKDYLEIKKGKLDTNETIVATASNFPISEIEVAKPGDVIKPFEYKGGYLIAKLNGVEQPRQMSFEEAKSLASKEFETKKRKELLEKRAQDALKNFKGEDFGTLSLNSKNNTKLSDDEFYKFLIDMFNKPAKEGIVMFDNKAVVYKISQQSLGSSEEIDKEKTIVADRITALLNSNLQDDLTKMLEKRYKTERYFKGKDSE, from the coding sequence ATGATAGAATGGATGCAAAAGCATAAGAAGTCGCTTATACCGACGATTTGGATAAGCACGATAGCTTTCGTGGGCGCAGGCTTCGTCGGCTGGGGCGCATATGATATGAACGCTAACCGCGCAGGCTCAATCGCTAGAGTAGGACAGATCTCTATAACAAATCAAGAACTAAACACAAAATATTCCGAACTATACAACAGGCTGAGTGCTATGAGCGATGGGCAATTTACTCAAGAACAAGCCAAAAATATGCATCTAGATCAGATCGCAGTAGATCAGCTAATTGGCGAGGCATATTTTCTAAATTTTGCTAAAGATCTAGGCGTTCAGGCTAGTGATAAAGATGTCGCGGAGTTTGTAGTAAGCTCGCCGAATTTCCAAGAAAATGGCGTATTTAGTAAGGAACTTTACAACAACGTAGTAAAAAATTCTGGACTTACTAAAAAAGAATTTGAGCGCAATCTACAAAAGGTCCTAACTTTAGAAAAGCTCGGCAAAGCGCTAAAAATAACGCCTAGTCCTAAGATCGTAGAAGCATTTGCTGCATCGCAGCTGATGCAGGATAAGGTTTCTGCAGAGATAGTCTACGCAGACGCTAACGTCACTTTTAACGATGACGAGCTAAAGAAATTTTGGGAAGGCGAGAAATCACATTTTATGACTGAGAAAAAATATACTCTCGGAGCGTATTTTGTGGCACCTAGCAATGCCGATGTGAATGAGACCGAACTAAGTAAATTTTATGAAGAACACAGAGGCGAGTATAGAAGCCTGGATGATAAACTATTGGATTTTGCAGAAGCCAAACCTAACGTCTTAAAAGATTACCGAATGGATCAGGTTAAAAAAGACGCTACAAAGGATTATCTGGAGATTAAAAAAGGCAAGCTCGATACTAATGAAACCATAGTCGCTACGGCTAGCAATTTTCCAATATCTGAGATTGAGGTTGCAAAGCCAGGAGATGTCATCAAGCCTTTCGAGTACAAAGGCGGATATTTGATTGCTAAACTAAACGGTGTAGAGCAGCCTAGGCAGATGAGCTTTGAAGAGGCTAAGTCTTTGGCTTCTAAAGAATTTGAAACGAAAAAACGTAAAGAGCTACTTGAAAAAAGAGCTCAAGATGCGCTTAAAAATTTCAAAGGCGAAGATTTCGGCACGCTATCTCTTAATAGTAAAAACAATACCAAGCTAAGCGATGACGAATTTTATAAATTTCTTATCGATATGTTTAATAAGCCGGCTAAAGAAGGGATAGTGATGTTTGATAACAAAGCCGTAGTGTATAAAATTTCACAGCAGAGCCTAGGTAGCAGCGAAGAGATAGATAAAGAAAAAACGATCGTAGCTGATAGGATAACCGCTTTATTAAATTCCAATCTGCAAGACGATCTAACCAAAATGCTAGAAAAGCGCTATAAAACCGAAAGATATTTTAAAGGTAAAGACAGTGAGTGA
- a CDS encoding class II aldolase and adducin N-terminal domain-containing protein, producing MDEYYYEILRKISLSMFRDRLFGIFHGSISAKIKENQFLINKKDAIFDSLDRDDFITLFSKKDYRWQDASIDSDIHINIYKNIKEAKFVTYATPPYLVAYTLEHDFILPRDYFGANKFKRIEIYDPKSYDDWHERAPYEICNYMINENSDIMVIRGYGVFAHARSAQQMAKKIAILEMSSKLLLLS from the coding sequence ATGGACGAGTATTATTATGAAATTTTACGCAAAATTTCGCTTTCGATGTTTAGAGATAGGCTTTTTGGGATCTTTCACGGCTCGATTTCAGCAAAAATTAAAGAAAATCAATTTTTGATCAACAAAAAAGACGCGATTTTCGATAGCCTGGATAGAGATGATTTTATAACGCTGTTTTCAAAAAAAGACTACCGCTGGCAGGATGCTAGCATCGATAGCGATATACATATAAATATTTACAAAAATATAAAAGAGGCGAAATTTGTAACCTACGCGACACCGCCATATCTCGTCGCATATACGCTGGAGCATGATTTTATTTTGCCGCGAGATTACTTTGGGGCGAACAAATTTAAGCGCATTGAAATTTACGATCCTAAGAGTTACGACGACTGGCACGAGCGCGCGCCGTATGAAATTTGTAACTATATGATAAATGAAAATAGCGATATAATGGTGATTCGCGGCTATGGGGTTTTTGCCCATGCAAGGAGCGCGCAGCAAATGGCAAAAAAAATAGCGATTTTAGAAATGAGTTCAAAGCTGCTTTTGCTAAGCTAA
- the rsmH gene encoding 16S rRNA (cytosine(1402)-N(4))-methyltransferase RsmH, whose protein sequence is MQAPHIPVLFSQTIAAFSQLEDGYVIDCTLGYGGHSEGILTANPHLKLIACDRDAEAVEFSRERLSKFKDRIEIHKAKFSEILEILPEQKLRAVRGILADIGVSSLQLDKNCRGFSTKSDALDMRMDESAALDAAYVVNHYSQADLARIFREYGELTNANAIAAKIATARTNAPLTSAKALANLIGKKPVKGRNISTATLAFQAIRIEVNDELGELKRLLALIEQKSRDSIITNATVAIISFHSLEDRIVKERFRAWERDCVCPREFMRCECGGGHSLGKILTKSPIIADAQELAKNSRAASAKLRIFRLK, encoded by the coding sequence GTGCAAGCTCCACATATTCCGGTACTTTTTTCGCAAACGATCGCAGCATTTTCGCAGCTTGAAGACGGCTATGTTATCGACTGCACGCTAGGCTACGGAGGGCACAGCGAGGGCATTTTGACCGCTAATCCGCACCTTAAACTCATCGCTTGCGACAGAGATGCCGAAGCGGTGGAATTTTCGCGCGAGCGGCTCAGTAAATTTAAAGATCGCATAGAAATTCACAAAGCAAAATTTAGCGAAATTTTAGAAATTCTGCCCGAGCAAAAGCTCCGCGCAGTTCGCGGGATATTAGCCGACATCGGCGTTTCATCTCTTCAGCTGGATAAAAACTGCCGCGGCTTCTCCACTAAAAGCGACGCGCTGGATATGCGAATGGATGAGAGCGCAGCTCTAGATGCGGCATACGTCGTAAACCACTACTCACAAGCAGATCTGGCGCGCATTTTCCGCGAATACGGCGAGCTAACAAACGCTAACGCAATCGCTGCCAAAATAGCTACTGCGCGGACTAACGCACCACTAACAAGCGCTAAAGCTTTGGCAAATTTAATCGGAAAAAAGCCCGTTAAAGGGCGCAACATCAGCACGGCTACGCTAGCATTTCAGGCGATCCGCATCGAGGTAAACGACGAGCTTGGCGAACTAAAGCGCCTGCTCGCGCTCATTGAGCAAAAATCGCGCGATTCAATTATAACTAATGCAACTGTCGCTATAATCTCATTTCATTCGCTTGAAGACCGCATAGTAAAGGAGCGATTTAGGGCGTGGGAGCGCGATTGCGTCTGCCCTAGAGAGTTTATGCGCTGCGAATGCGGCGGCGGGCATTCGTTAGGTAAAATCCTAACCAAAAGCCCTATAATAGCGGACGCGCAAGAGCTTGCAAAAAACTCGCGAGCTGCAAGCGCGAAGCTAAGAATTTTTCGACTAAAATGA
- a CDS encoding DNA recombination protein RmuC, with translation MGADGILLAAFAFFAALVLALLIALVLQNRRINDANSTLSELLNEKLTAQSARASAELFKLNQSLNDGFSDKFYYLNRSLGEGLQRQNSALSENLSSLDRGFKDIAENLARMSEQNKTSLQVRDEIARLNSILGNVKLRGNFGEYRLERILSMIYGQNAAFYELQKHLPNGRIADCALHIAKEKILCIDSKFPLQSYEKIIAASASNDAAALASADKQLAADMKKHAADIAEKYIIPPLSTEFAVLFVPSEAVFVYVCERLPQVLEYCAQIGIFAASPTTLLALLGTIRIFAKDEALAQNIKSVKDEIYALKSDFETHAKYATALQAYADKLAAQAELLNKNAKSLKARFERFSEL, from the coding sequence ATGGGCGCTGATGGGATTTTGCTCGCGGCGTTTGCGTTTTTTGCTGCGCTAGTGCTTGCCTTGCTGATCGCGCTCGTGCTACAAAACCGCCGCATAAACGATGCAAACTCCACGCTTAGCGAGCTTTTAAACGAAAAACTCACGGCTCAAAGTGCGAGAGCAAGTGCCGAGCTTTTTAAGCTAAATCAAAGCCTAAATGACGGCTTTAGTGATAAATTCTATTATCTTAATAGATCCCTGGGCGAGGGCTTGCAACGCCAAAACAGCGCACTTAGCGAAAATTTAAGCTCGCTGGATCGCGGCTTTAAGGACATAGCGGAAAATCTAGCGCGAATGAGCGAACAAAATAAAACTTCACTTCAGGTGCGTGACGAAATCGCAAGGCTAAACTCGATTTTAGGTAATGTAAAATTACGCGGCAACTTCGGCGAGTACCGATTAGAGAGAATTTTATCGATGATTTATGGGCAAAACGCCGCGTTTTACGAGCTGCAAAAGCATCTACCAAACGGCAGGATCGCGGACTGCGCGCTACATATCGCAAAAGAAAAAATTCTTTGCATCGACTCAAAATTTCCACTTCAAAGCTATGAAAAAATTATCGCCGCCTCCGCCTCAAACGACGCCGCAGCGCTTGCTAGCGCGGATAAGCAACTCGCCGCCGATATGAAAAAGCACGCCGCAGATATCGCGGAAAAATACATCATACCGCCTCTTAGCACGGAGTTTGCGGTGCTATTCGTGCCGAGTGAGGCGGTTTTCGTCTACGTCTGCGAGAGGCTGCCGCAGGTGCTTGAATACTGCGCGCAAATCGGCATTTTTGCGGCATCACCCACGACGCTACTGGCGCTTTTAGGCACAATCCGAATTTTCGCAAAAGACGAGGCGCTCGCGCAAAATATCAAATCGGTAAAAGATGAAATTTACGCGCTAAAATCGGACTTTGAAACGCATGCTAAGTATGCGACGGCGCTTCAAGCATACGCAGATAAGCTCGCCGCGCAAGCAGAGCTTTTAAACAAAAATGCAAAATCTCTAAAAGCCCGCTTTGAGCGTTTTAGCGAGCTGTAA
- the truD gene encoding tRNA pseudouridine(13) synthase TruD, translated as MKNLYTLNHAPINAHFSKNSSDFVVREVPLYEPSGEGEHCILLLQKKGISTHEALRILSECTCAKMREFGYAGLKDKQGLTTQHVSMPAKFEPALGGFSHESLKILSVQRHKNKLKIGHLKGNDFFIRLKKVLPPDAVKLAAALDTLGREGFANYFGYQRFGKFGDNAAQGEEVLRGQRRLKNPKMRDFLISAYQSELFNRWLSKRVEISKFAAEFSLGEFSKIYGLSKEEAREITAQPQFFKLLRGEILGHFPHGAFFSCDDLGAECERFARREITSAGLIVGRAKLRASGLGGKFEDEIFAPARELEAQMNGSRRFAWSFMERVQHAYDAQNAHFSFSFYLPKGSYATVVLEEILHRDIFEGAATDED; from the coding sequence ATGAAAAATTTATACACCCTAAATCACGCGCCGATAAATGCGCATTTTAGTAAAAACTCCAGCGATTTCGTCGTGCGCGAAGTACCGCTTTACGAGCCTAGTGGTGAGGGCGAGCACTGCATTTTGCTGCTGCAAAAAAAGGGCATCAGCACGCACGAGGCGCTGCGGATTTTAAGCGAGTGCACGTGTGCAAAGATGCGCGAGTTCGGCTACGCGGGGCTTAAAGATAAGCAGGGCCTTACGACGCAGCACGTTAGTATGCCCGCTAAATTTGAGCCCGCGCTGGGCGGATTTTCGCACGAAAGCCTTAAAATTTTAAGCGTGCAAAGGCACAAAAACAAGCTTAAAATCGGCCATCTTAAGGGCAACGACTTTTTCATCCGCCTAAAAAAGGTCCTGCCGCCCGACGCCGTCAAGCTCGCAGCCGCGCTAGATACGCTAGGGCGCGAGGGCTTTGCGAACTACTTCGGCTATCAGCGCTTCGGCAAGTTCGGCGACAACGCGGCGCAGGGCGAGGAGGTGCTGCGCGGACAGAGGCGGCTTAAAAACCCCAAAATGCGCGACTTTCTAATCAGCGCCTATCAGAGCGAGCTTTTCAATCGCTGGCTTAGCAAGCGGGTCGAAATTTCAAAATTTGCGGCGGAATTTAGCCTTGGCGAGTTTTCTAAAATTTATGGACTAAGCAAGGAGGAGGCACGCGAGATCACGGCTCAACCGCAGTTTTTTAAGCTTTTAAGAGGCGAGATTTTAGGACACTTTCCCCATGGTGCGTTTTTTAGCTGCGACGATCTTGGCGCGGAGTGCGAGCGGTTTGCGAGGCGAGAAATCACGAGCGCAGGCCTTATCGTCGGGCGAGCTAAGCTGCGAGCTAGCGGGCTTGGCGGTAAATTCGAAGATGAGATTTTCGCGCCTGCTCGCGAGCTTGAGGCGCAGATGAACGGCTCGCGCAGGTTTGCGTGGAGCTTTATGGAGCGCGTGCAACACGCCTATGATGCGCAAAATGCGCATTTTAGCTTCAGTTTCTACCTGCCGAAAGGCTCTTATGCGACGGTCGTTCTGGAAGAAATTTTGCACCGAGATATATTCGAGGGCGCCGCGACAGACGAGGATTGA
- a CDS encoding lysophospholipid acyltransferase family protein, producing MSLARIRALFYAIWFIFTVVCVVIAMAVKNSSHRRFRRIWGRFQRYGVGYDIQIIGTPDPRAQLVIANHQSIMDIVVLEETHPADICWIAKKEIADIPIIGKIITLPKMIQVDRSNPRDLVRIVHEVQQRVSEGCVITMFPEGTRHRGTQLLQFQSGAKAIVSKLGLRVQPVVLIGTQHIANSHDFTVHSGHVKIIYLDLLDTSDKDWLQHAREAMQAVIDENETAEA from the coding sequence ATGAGCTTAGCAAGGATTAGAGCGCTATTTTACGCGATTTGGTTTATTTTTACCGTCGTTTGCGTCGTGATCGCTATGGCGGTGAAAAACTCCTCTCATCGCCGCTTCCGCCGCATTTGGGGGCGCTTCCAGCGCTACGGCGTCGGATACGATATCCAGATCATAGGTACTCCCGATCCGCGCGCGCAGCTAGTAATCGCCAACCACCAAAGCATAATGGATATCGTCGTGCTCGAAGAAACCCATCCCGCCGATATCTGCTGGATCGCTAAAAAGGAGATCGCAGACATCCCTATCATCGGCAAAATCATCACTCTTCCGAAGATGATCCAAGTCGATCGCTCAAATCCGCGCGATCTGGTGCGGATCGTGCACGAAGTACAACAGCGCGTGAGCGAAGGGTGCGTCATCACGATGTTTCCCGAGGGCACCAGACATCGCGGCACGCAGCTTTTGCAATTCCAAAGCGGCGCCAAAGCGATCGTTAGCAAGCTCGGTCTGCGTGTCCAGCCCGTGGTGCTCATCGGCACGCAGCACATCGCAAACTCCCACGATTTCACCGTCCACAGCGGACACGTCAAAATCATCTACCTAGACCTGCTCGATACGAGCGATAAAGATTGGCTGCAGCACGCCAGAGAGGCGATGCAAGCCGTAATCGACGAAAACGAAACCGCCGAAGCATAG
- a CDS encoding SH3 domain-containing protein: MLKRILTILGVCTLAFAAPEIEIDSLDDLSKYAPKKAEDKPDEPQTRDNSKVMLKYNKKEVMSMDNLSIDDLKALAPTNEVDLDVSDDKVYQDIKPKELTLKASGMPRKVYCNQIFKIDFAVYLGQKITVKPKLEISRTNGMKWLNADNLTWIEGDEMFETTLWFAASDKSDKINELVLTLQRNGEFFEKSSIKPDNPEFMKLDTKPNFSHIVADELKLKNYKTTKFDDASNLLTLDLGIRNGAISAFSIDNPAIIKQGVDSVRGTYASQSGYYFAVVDKNITNLDFSYFNLNTKKFENFGLELNPRAEDLSTQIGLNPKESKFEAYKQIAIYTLAAVLLVMFLLSKNITPLIFAVLILAVNFYAQRPYGTGSIAQNSPVRILPMQSSTVFYVTKNPEKVEILGTNKEFYKIMLGGNKIGWVKKDELSKD; the protein is encoded by the coding sequence TTGCTAAAAAGAATTCTTACTATTTTAGGTGTCTGTACGCTTGCGTTTGCTGCGCCGGAGATTGAGATCGATTCGCTTGATGATCTAAGTAAATATGCGCCGAAAAAAGCTGAGGATAAGCCCGACGAGCCGCAGACGCGCGATAATTCTAAAGTAATGCTGAAGTATAATAAAAAAGAGGTTATGTCGATGGATAATCTAAGCATCGACGATCTTAAGGCTCTGGCGCCTACTAACGAAGTCGATCTGGATGTATCCGACGATAAGGTCTATCAGGACATTAAGCCCAAGGAGCTTACGCTAAAAGCCAGTGGAATGCCTAGGAAGGTGTATTGCAATCAAATTTTTAAGATTGATTTCGCCGTGTATTTGGGGCAGAAAATCACCGTTAAGCCAAAGCTGGAGATCAGCCGCACCAATGGCATGAAGTGGCTTAATGCCGACAATCTTACGTGGATTGAGGGCGACGAGATGTTTGAGACGACGCTGTGGTTTGCGGCAAGCGATAAGAGCGATAAGATAAATGAGCTCGTTTTGACGCTGCAGCGCAACGGAGAATTCTTTGAAAAAAGCTCTATTAAGCCTGATAATCCGGAATTTATGAAGCTTGACACGAAGCCTAATTTTTCGCATATCGTAGCCGACGAGCTGAAGCTTAAAAACTACAAAACTACAAAATTTGACGACGCTTCAAATTTACTCACGCTCGATCTTGGTATCCGAAACGGCGCAATCAGCGCTTTTAGTATCGATAATCCAGCCATTATCAAGCAGGGCGTGGACTCCGTGCGCGGCACATACGCAAGTCAGAGCGGATATTATTTCGCCGTCGTGGATAAAAATATCACAAATTTAGATTTCAGCTATTTCAATCTTAATACTAAAAAATTTGAAAATTTCGGTCTTGAGCTTAATCCGCGCGCCGAGGATCTTAGCACGCAGATCGGGCTAAATCCGAAAGAGAGCAAGTTCGAAGCCTATAAGCAGATCGCGATCTACACGCTAGCTGCTGTGCTTTTGGTGATGTTTCTGCTTAGCAAAAATATCACGCCGCTTATCTTTGCTGTGCTGATTTTGGCTGTAAATTTCTATGCGCAAAGGCCTTATGGCACGGGCAGTATCGCGCAAAATTCCCCGGTTAGAATTTTGCCTATGCAAAGCTCCACGGTATTTTACGTGACTAAAAATCCCGAAAAGGTTGAAATTTTGGGTACGAATAAGGAATTTTATAAAATCATGCTAGGCGGCAACAAGATCGGCTGGGTTAAAAAAGATGAGCTTAGCAAGGATTAG